The following proteins are co-located in the Cryptosporidium parvum Iowa II chromosome 6, whole genome shotgun sequence genome:
- a CDS encoding kinesin heavy chain: MLGNSVMKEDSLLCKIDNTKIDSYRSSLQQSKKELVSNNHFSSFINDETNKNVSSHSKSAFSVAIRFRPAVCSEINEIENNSIWELSHKSIYDVSKKTNYYFDHVFDDKSTNYLIYDKLIKDAVKSCLSGINVTIFAYGQTSSGKTHTMFGDNKGSYDGIIPLSINEIFNPEYTNCNQSIGTNSKITVSYLEVYNEKLFDLLAPQSNLNNSSNDFNSKQIKVIDGVDGTVDFINLTSKTVSSPEDIHGIIKTGMKSRRVAETAMNERSSRSHAILRIKIESHINSNDVCVGILNFVDLAGSESIKRTQLEGDRRKEGMSINRSLLALSQVISQLSESTIVEPHANICPNQTNFADGSFHSKNKYINYRDSKITRILSDSLGGNSRTIIICNCSPDRVNYYETLSTIDFARRAKKIQNKVRVNILKSKEEKYEIAELKEKIVNLNRKVEDIDLLKQEIELLKSQKAELKSELNRNKVKSSDFEWNDSLSVINKEQFSHLLAEYAEIIDLKDQNIKNLNEEINTMQAKVRNTEKIINDNYEMKVDLDQKNDKIIKQESEIEHLSKLLSESNEKLNIFQTQLDNKDLVIESLICKNEKTSLYCVELKKKLEASLLDIYSFISWYIYDYNNEITQKTEYNKSDLNENLDNFFSNLKSYLNFISIYNQISKQGSINYTLELLNFKNEILQLESEIKHYEEEKNKIDSETIICQNQAIQNLNSIILNMFELLCNLITERNDCYQINNSLQNLSISDSYEFMRKIKDSEKLIELLNLELNDKKDLEVKSKILQIEIENINNENKILNDSLEFQKKENNELRLKLNQLKHELNFKFISSSNNLNDQEIFNNSDFITNKDEILKSNQPNDAKQSIKTENKECKEKKLQRIYDLKENRSKENFIKLESNISKNKEYSEESTFNFKENHITECSTQ; the protein is encoded by the coding sequence atgtTGGGCAATTCAGTAATGAAAGAGGACTCTCTGTTATgtaaaattgataatacAAAGATAGATTCATATAGAAGCTCTCTTCAGCAGTCTAAAAAAGAACTAGTATCTAATAATCATTTTAGCAGCTTTATCAACGATGAGACTAATAAAAATGTATCTTCGCACTCTAAATCGGCCTTTAGCGTCGCGATTAGGTTTCGCCCAGCCGTATGCAGCGAAATCAATGAAATAGAAAACAATTCTATATGGGAACTTTCACATAAATCTATTTATGATGTTTCAAAAAAAAcgaattattattttgatcaTGTATTTGATGATAAATCAACAaactatttaatttatgacaaattaattaaagacGCAGTAAAGTCATGTTTAAGTGGGATAAATGTAACTATTTTTGCTTATGGGCAAACCTCTTCAGGGAAAACCCACACTATGTTTGGTGATAATAAAGGAAGCTATGATGGAATTATACCTCTAAgtataaatgaaatatttaatccTGAATATACTAATTGTAACCAATCCATTGGTACAAATAGTAAAATCACAGTATCATATCTCGAAGTATATAATGAGAAACTATTTGACTTGCTTGCGCCACAGAGCAACTTAAATAATAGTTCAAATGATTTCAATTCAAAACAAATCAAAGTAATCGATGGAGTAGATGGTACTGTAGACTTTATCAATTTGACCTCGAAAACTGTATCTTCTCCAGAAGACATTCATGGAATCATTAAAACTGGCATGAAGTCAAGGAGAGTTGCTGAAACAGCTATGAATGAAAGATCATCAAGAAGTCATGCAATACTAAGGATTAAGATAGAGTCCCATATAAATTCTAATGATGTTTGCGTAggtatattaaattttgtaGACTTAGCAGGAAGTGAAAGTATCAAAAGAACTCAATTAGAAGGAGATAGAAGAAAAGAGGGAATGAGCATAAATAGAAGCTTGCTAGCGCTTTCTCAAGTAATTTCTCAGCTTAGTGAGAGTACAATAGTTGAACCACATGCAAATATTTGCCCAAACCAGACAAACTTTGCTGACGGCTCTTTTCACTCAAAAAATAAGTATATTAACTACAGAGACTCAAAAATAACTAGAATTTTATCAGACTCACTGGGTGGTAACTCGAGAACTATTATCATATGTAACTGCTCTCCTGACAGGGTAAACTACTATGAGACATTATCTACAATTGACTTTGCAAGGAGggcaaaaaaaattcaaaataaagttagggtaaatattttgaaatcaaaagaagaaaaatatgaaatagCAGAactaaaagaaaaaatagtGAATTTGAATAGAAAAGTTGAAGATATTGATCTTCTTAAGCAGGAAATTGAGTTGCTAAAAAGCCAAAAGGCTGAATTAAAATCCGAGCTGAATAGAAATAAAGTAAAATCGTCAGATTTTGAGTGGAATGATAGCTTGAGcgtaataaataaagagCAATTTTCTCATTTGCTTGCTGAATACGcagaaataattgatttaaaagatcaaaatatcaaaaatttaaatgaagaaattaacaCTATGCAAGCAAAGGTTCGTAATacagaaaaaataataaatgataattatgAAATGAAGGTTGATCTTGATCAGAAGAatgataaaataattaaacaaGAAAGTGAGATTGAACATTTGTCAAAATTGTTATCAGAATCGAATGAAAAGTTAAACATTTTTCAAACCCAGTTAGATAACAAGGATTTGGTCATTGAAAGTCTAATTTGTAAAAATGAGAAAACTTCGTTATACTGCGttgaattgaaaaaaaagttagaGGCTTCGTTATTAGACATATATAGTTTTATAAGCTGGTATATTTatgattataataatgaaataacaCAAAAAACGGAATATAACAAATCAGATTTAAATGAGAATTTGGATAActtcttttcaaatttgaaaagctatttgaattttatatCAATATATAACCAAATATCAAAACAAGGCTCAATTAACTATACATTAGAACTTCTaaactttaaaaatgaaattttacAGTTAGAATCTGAAATAAAACATTACGAAGAGGAGaagaataaaattgatTCAGAAACAATTATTTGCCAGAACCAAGcgattcaaaatttaaactCGATTATTCTAAATATGTTTGAGCTCCTATGCAATTTAATTACTGAGAGGAACGATTgttatcaaataaataactctcttcaaaatttgtCAATTTCTGATTCTTATGAATTCAtgagaaaaattaaagattcagAAAAACTTATAGAGTTACTTAACCTAGAACTAAATGATAAAAAGGATCTCGAAGTAAAATCTAAGATTCTTCAGATAGagattgaaaatattaacaatgaaaataaaattttgaatgacTCTCttgaatttcaaaaaaaagaaaataatgagttaagattaaaattgaatcaattGAAACATGAATTGAATTTTAAGTTTATTTCATCCAgcaataatttaaatgaccaggaaatatttaataattcagactttattacaaataaagatgaaatattgaaatctAATCAGCCAAATGATGCCAAACAAAGTATTAAAACTGAAAACAAGGAATGTaaggaaaagaaattacaaagaatttatgatttaaaagaaaacagatcaaaagaaaatttcattaaattagagtcaaatatttcaaaaaataaagaatattcaGAGGAATCtacatttaatttcaagGAAAATCATATAACGGAATGTAGCACACAATAA
- a CDS encoding ribonucleotide-diphosphate reductase large chain; RIR1; c-terminal PFL-like glycyl radical enzymes-like fold, protein IMYVVNRKGEEEPVSFDQILSRITKLSYGLHPLVDPARVTQAVINGLYSGIKTSELDELASQTCAYMAATHNDFSKLAARISTSNLHKNTSSDIGDVASQLYNFKDNQGCPAPLISKPVYDFIMENRERINSKIDFSKDFEYDYFAFKTLERSYLLKIDNKVVERPQHLLMRVSCGIHCGDIEAALETYELLSQKYFTHATPTLFNSGTPRPQMSSCFLLRIPEDSINGIFDTLTKCANISKTAGGLGVAVSNIRGTGSYIRGTNGRSNGLIPMLRVYNDTARYIDQGGGKRKGAIAIYLEPWHVDVVEFIEIRKNHGKEEMRCRDLFPALWVPDLFMERVEKDQDWTLMCPDECRGLQDVWGDDFKKLYEEYEKQGRGRKTMKAQKLWFLILQAQIETGTPFICYKDAANSKSNQKNLGTIVSSNLCTEIIEYTSTDEVAVCNLASIGLPKFVDKNNKTFDFDKLKEVTKVITRNLNKLIDVGYYSLKECKKSNLRHRPLGIGIQGLADCFMMLRMPYESEGAKKLNKQIFEVIYYAALDASCELAEKYGPYETYSGSPASKGILQFDMWGVTPDSGLCDWDLLKDRISKHGIRNSLLISPMPTASTSQILGNNESFEPFTSNIYHRRVLSGEFFVVNPHLLNDLLELGLWDDRLKQNIIANNGSIQNILTIPEDIRELYKTVWEIKQKTVIDMAADRGPYVCQSQSLNIHMENANFAKLSSMHFYGWKKGLKTGIYYLRTQSATRPIQFTVDQQLLKSETKEKDSLETNKRQALEPEAQKLIACPLRPTNMKDDEECMMCSG, encoded by the coding sequence ATAATGTATGTGGTGAACAGAAAGGGTGAAGAGGAGCCTGTATCATTTGACCAGATTCTTAGCAGAATCACTAAATTATCATATGGACTTCATCCACTTGTTGACCCAGCGAGGGTTACTCAAGCAGTGATAAATGGTCTATATAGTGGAATCAAAACATCTGAATTGGACGAACTTGCTTCGCAAACTTGTGCATATATGGCAGCTACCCACAATGATTTCTCTAAACTCGCTGCTCGGATATCGACTTCTAATCTACACAAAAATACTTCTTCTGATATTGGTGATGTTGCATCGCAActatataattttaaagacAATCAAGGTTGCCCTGCtcctttaatttcaaaaccTGTTTATGATTTTATCATGGAAAATagagaaagaattaattcaaaaattgatttttcaaAGGATTTTGAATACGATTATTTTGCCTTCAAAACTCTAGAAAGATCCTATCTTCTTAAAATTGACAACAAAGTTGTGGAAAGACCACAACATCTTCTGATGCGGGTCTCTTGTGGTATTCATTGTGGTGATATTGAAGCTGCACTTGAAACATATGAGTTGTTATcgcaaaaatattttactCATGCAACACCCACACTCTTTAATTCAGGCACTCCACGACCTCAAATGTCATCTTGTTTTTTACTCAGGATTCCAGAAGATTCAATAAACGGTATCTTTGACACACTAACTAAATGCGCAAACATTAGTAAGACTGCGGGTGGTCTTGGGGTGGCAGTGAGTAATATTAGAGGAACTGGTTCATATATTCGAGGAACAAATGGGAGATCTAATGGATTAATTCCGATGCTGCGCGTTTATAATGACACTGCTAGGTATATTGATCAAGGTGGAGGGAAGCGTAAAGGTGCCATTGCAATTTATTTGGAGCCGTGGCACGTTGATGTTGTAGAGTTTATTGAAATCAGGAAGAATCACGGAAAGGAAGAGATGAGATGTCGCGATCTCTTTCCTGCCCTTTGGGTTCCTGATCTGTTCATGGAAAGAGTTGAGAAGGATCAAGATTGGACTCTAATGTGCCCAGATGAATGCAGGGGATTGCAAGATGTTTGGGGCGATGATTTTAAGAAGCTATATGAAGAGTATGAGAAACAAGGCCGTGGAAGGAAAACGATGAAAGCGCAGAAACTTTGGTTCTTAATCTTACAGGCTCAAATTGAGACGGGGACACCATTTATTTGTTATAAAGATGCTGCAAATAGCAAAAGTAACCAGAAAAATTTGGGAACTATTGTTTCAAGTAACTTATGCACAGAAATCATAGAATACACTAGCACGGACGAAGTTGCCGTCTGTAATCTGGCGTCTATTGGCCTTCCAAAATTCgttgataaaaataacaagACGTTTGATTTTGATAAGTTAAAAGAAGTTACGAAGGTGATTACGAggaatttgaataaattgatTGACGTTGGATATTATTCTCTCAAAGAGTGTAAAAAATCGAATTTAAGACATCGTCCATTGGGGATTGGCATTCAAGGGCTCGCAGACTGTTTTATGATGCTTCGTATGCCGTACGAGTCTGAGGGAGCTAAGAAGttaaataaacaaatttttgaaGTTATCTATTATGCAGCTCTCGACGCTAGCTGTGAGCTTGCAGAAAAATACGGGCCATACGAAACATATTCCGGTTCGCCTGCGAGTAAGGGTATTTTACAATTTGATATGTGGGGAGTTACACCAGACTCTGGACTTTGTGATTGGGATTTGCTTAAAGATAGGATTTCCAAACATGGTATTCGTAATTCTCTATTAATATCTCCAATGCCAACAGCATCCACTTCGCAAATTTTAGGTAACAATGAGAGTTTTGAGCCATTTACCTCGAACATTTATCATCGTAGAGTACTATCTGGTGAGTTCTTTGTAGTAAATCCGCATTTGCTAAATGATTTACTAGAGCTTGGGTTATGGGATGATAGGCTTAAGCAGAATATTATTGCAAATAATGGCagtattcaaaatatacTTACAATTCCGGAAGATATACGCGAGCTTTATAAGACTGTATGGGAAATTAAGCAAAAGACAGTAATTGATATGGCTGCAGATAGGGGTCCATATGTTTGTCAATCGCAATCTTTGAACATTCATATGGAAAATGCTAACTTTGCAAAGTTATCATCTATGCATTTTTATGGTTGGAAAAAAGGTCTAAAAACAGgcatttattatttaaggACCCAAAGCGCGACACGCCCCATACAATTTACAGTAGATCAACAACTCCTGAAATCGGAAACTAAAGAAAAGGATTCACTGGAGACTAACAAACGACAAGCACTCGAACCAGAGGCACAAAAGCTCATCGCTTGCCCATTAAGACCGACAAATATGAAGGATGATGAAGAATGTATGATGTGTTCTGGTTAA
- a CDS encoding membrane-associated protein with a family 1 glycosyltransferase domain and a ricin domain with 3 transmembraned domains near C-terminus: MKSRIIPSKIIKLGKNRVFCRTFLITILIFLIFFFKRRLVIDLLLIVELILIDILFSKFLKKKKAIYSSISSTNLNLEKRNSIELKKLSTDSCNNSLKQQKTIKSLSDDRKSRKIGRKKNKGYGWTLTIIASLILIFTSFYESFIANIIYKEYSNEKEITSLIDQYSEERKYYSNVFKYNPPINLPTLEFSNWLLTNWVFRTISNLPILFSDYSNIKKKGIEYIETEFDTFINLKKGSISNITNNELENSKFDGQETNIDFVSDSSEFNENDRISIVIPAHNEDEFISKTIIFTIESTPTELLREIIIVDDFSEKPVFEILEEELPENYKKYVKIIRLKKCEGLIRSKIIGADAALGPNIFFLDGHCKPKKGWSEALVKSIRENYKRVVCPIVQSISNIDWSDIGTAGAKMMIEWNFAFHWYDDGLPEIPIASGGILMITKRWWEESGKYDPGMLYWGGENIEQSFRVWLCGGEIHVVRNSLVGHIFERNNSNRRNQDFQYKKMLIDNMNSNHQRTAFVWLSEQFYETYFKNYHVLGYLPISYTKGLSERLSLKHILKCKPFEWYIGKFRPAFERQGELYYNFHHIQHVKSKLCLSIANKQNDRIGVGKAEIEIPMTVVPNDVSRYSIKTTTDYDILALKTCNYLDESQKWSFILGNRMLYNFKSKKCLDKASSVNLFKKMKTKDFIYSPNNSSESNTELELPLLYECDWNLVMRARNYNQFWAWKDIGDKSGKIVNWSGDEHRSNVTGGAEEFIVPINKGVDSESYCLYSNTALGSYEETKMFYSNCKTENNSEEISFKKIWRQNLFV, from the coding sequence ATGAAATCTAGAATTATTCCCTCAAAGATTATCAAACTCGGCAAAAACCGAGTTTTTTGTAGGACTTTTCTAATTACTATTCTAATTTTTctgatttttttctttaagcGAAGATTGGTGATCGATTTATTGTTGATTGTCGAACTTATATTAATTgacattttattttcaaaattcctaaagaaaaaaaaggcGATTTACAGTTCTATAAGTTCTACAAATTTAAACTTGgagaaaagaaattctaTTGAgcttaaaaaattatctaCTGATAGCTGTAATAACTCCCTTAAGCAACaaaaaactattaaaagCCTGAGCGATGACAGAAAATCACGAAAAATtgggagaaaaaaaaataagggATATGGCTGGACTCTCACAATTATAGCctcattaatattgatatttacGTCGTTTTATGAAAGCTTTATTGCTaacattatttataaaGAATATTCTAATGAAAAGGAAATAACAAGCCTAATAGATCAATATTCGGAAGAAAGGAAGTATTATAGCAAtgtttttaaatataacCCTCCAATTAATTTACCTACTCTAGAATTTTCCAATTGGTTACTCACTAATTGGGTTTTTAGAactatttcaaatttaccaattttattttccgactattcaaatattaaaaaaaaaggaattgAATATATCGAAACTGAATTTGATACGttcattaatttgaaaaaaggCTCAATATCGAATATAACTAATAATGAACTTGAAAATAGTAAGTTTGATGGGCAAGaaacaaatattgattttgttTCTGATTCAAGTGAATTCAATGAAAACGATAGAATAAGTATTGTAATTCCAGCTCATAACGaagatgaatttattaGCAAAACAATAATCTTTACTATTGAGTCAACTCCAACTGAATTACTAAGAGAGATCATAATTGTTGATGATTTTAGTGAAAAACCAGTGTTTGAAATACTTGAAGAAGAACTTCcagaaaattataaaaaatatgtgAAAATAATTAGGTTAAAGAAATGTGAAGGTTTAATAagatcaaaaattattggtGCAGATGCTGCTTTAGGCCCtaacatattttttttagatgGGCATTGTAAACCAAAAAAGGGTTGGTCAGAAGCGCTAGTTAAATCAATTAGAGAAAATTACAAGAGAGTTGTATGCCCAATCGTCCAaagtatttcaaatattgattgGAGTGATATAGGAACTGCTGGTGCGAAAATGATGATAGAATGGAACTTTGCATTCCATTGGTATGATGATGGATTACCAGAAATTCCAATAGCATCTGGAggaatattaatgattacAAAAAGATGGTGGGAAGAAAGTGGTAAATATGATCCAGGAATGCTTTATTGGGGTGGGGAAAATATTGAGCAAAGTTTTAGAGTATGGCTTTGCGGCGGAGAAATACATGTGGTAAGAAATTCTTTAGTTGGGcatatttttgaaagaaataattcaaatagaagaaatcaagatttccaatataaaaaaatgttaattGATAATATGAATAGCAATCATCAAAGAACAGCATTTGTGTGGTTAAGCGAACAGTTTTATGAAacttatttcaaaaattatcatGTATTAGGTTATTTACCTATTAGTTATACTAAGGGCCTAAGCGAAAGACTTTCATTAAAACATATATTAAAGTGCAAACCTTTTGAATGGTATATAGGAAAATTTAGACCGGCCTTTGAAAGGCAAGGCGaactttattataatttccACCACATTCAGCATGTAAAAAGCAAATTATGTCTCTCTATAGCAAATAAACAGAATGATCGGATTGGAGTTGGAAAAGCTGAGATTGAAATTCCAATGACAGTGGTGCCAAACGATGTATCGAGATATAGCATTAAAACGACAACAGATTATGATATTTTAGCTTTAAAAACATGTAACTATCTTGATGAATCCCAAAAGTGGAGCTTTATCCTTGGAAATCGGATGTTATATAACTTCAAATCAAAGAAGTGCTTAGATAAAGCAAGTTCagttaatttattcaaaaaaatgaagaCAAAGGATTTTATATATTCTCCAAATAACAGCTCAGAATCTAATACTGAACTAGAATTGCCTTTACTGTATGAGTGCGACTGGAATCTTGTAATGAGAGCAAGAAATTACAATCAATTTTGGGCATGGAAAGATATTGGCGATAAAAGTGGAAAAATCGTCAATTGGAGCGGCGATGAGCATAGATCAAATGTAACAGGGGGCGCAGAAGAATTCATAGTCCCAATAAACAAAGGAGTAGATAGCGAAAGTTACTGTTTGTATTCAAATACTGCTTTAGGTAGTTATGAAGAAACGAAAATGTTTTACAGTAA